A single window of BD1-7 clade bacterium DNA harbors:
- the tagH gene encoding Teichoic acids export ATP-binding protein TagH: protein MNAENRALRPPIVKAQNLRYSYKSGLAFFRPKTIFTALDNISFDIQKGDSVAIIGRNGAGKSTLLRLIAGILKPDAGNIQVKTQKTALLSLQLGFDTNLSGRTNATMNGMLMGLCKQQMDALMPDIIRFSELETFIDQPIHTYSSGMRARLGFAVSLYLKPEILMIDEVLSVGDTQFRAKCRSAMEKTFASDTTVIMVSHNVKDIEKFCNKVIWIEHGIIVDSGATKEILERYESQAKATGALASKEFA, encoded by the coding sequence ATGAATGCTGAAAACAGAGCTCTTCGCCCCCCTATTGTTAAAGCGCAAAACCTTCGCTACAGCTACAAAAGCGGGCTGGCATTTTTTCGTCCCAAAACAATCTTTACTGCCCTGGATAATATAAGTTTTGATATTCAAAAGGGGGATTCTGTAGCAATCATCGGCAGGAACGGTGCGGGCAAAAGTACATTGCTTCGCCTTATCGCCGGCATACTCAAACCCGACGCAGGCAACATCCAGGTTAAAACGCAAAAGACCGCACTACTCTCGCTACAGCTAGGGTTTGACACCAACCTCAGTGGTCGCACTAATGCAACCATGAATGGCATGCTAATGGGGTTGTGCAAGCAGCAGATGGATGCCTTGATGCCCGACATCATTCGTTTTTCGGAACTGGAAACTTTTATTGACCAACCTATTCATACTTACTCATCCGGAATGCGAGCCCGACTCGGCTTTGCTGTTTCCCTCTACCTCAAACCCGAAATCTTGATGATCGACGAAGTACTTTCAGTCGGCGATACTCAATTCAGGGCAAAATGTCGCAGCGCGATGGAAAAGACGTTTGCATCTGATACTACCGTCATAATGGTCTCTCACAACGTTAAGGACATTGAAAAGTTTTGCAATAAGGTGATTTGGATAGAGCACGGAATAATTGTGGATTCGGGTGCAACTAAAGAGATTTTAGAACGCTATGAAAGTCAGGCAAAAGCAACTGGAGCGCTAGCATCTAAAGAGTTTGCCTGA
- the tagG gene encoding Teichoic acid translocation permease protein TagG produces MWWVIEPLLSMATYYVVFKLLLNRGTENYVAFLLIGLVTWQWFANAVSQSAASINANKDLVCQVRFPKLILPSVTILINTIKFLVTFVLLLLLMQFSTEGVSVAYFYLPIVLLVQLLLISACSYIAAIITTYVPDFQVLLPNLLRLMMFLSGIFYAVETLSPHYQQWFGINPMWVVIDSFRKIFLTNSAPDLFSLMITAALSISAIALTTLLMRRYDAQIPRVLLQR; encoded by the coding sequence ATGTGGTGGGTCATTGAACCGCTACTATCCATGGCGACCTACTATGTCGTATTTAAGCTTCTTCTCAATCGCGGAACAGAAAACTACGTTGCATTTCTGCTCATCGGATTAGTCACCTGGCAATGGTTTGCAAATGCCGTCAGTCAATCTGCAGCGTCGATTAACGCAAACAAAGATCTTGTTTGTCAGGTCAGATTTCCGAAGCTTATCCTGCCGAGCGTTACCATTCTCATTAATACGATCAAGTTTCTGGTTACTTTCGTATTGCTTCTGTTGCTGATGCAATTTTCCACTGAAGGGGTCAGCGTTGCATATTTTTACCTACCTATCGTACTTCTAGTACAACTATTGCTGATCAGCGCGTGCTCCTATATCGCTGCAATTATCACAACATATGTTCCGGATTTTCAGGTTCTTCTGCCTAACCTGTTAAGGCTCATGATGTTTCTATCTGGCATATTCTATGCTGTGGAAACACTTTCTCCGCACTATCAGCAATGGTTTGGCATAAATCCGATGTGGGTCGTCATTGACAGCTTCAGGAAGATCTTTCTCACTAACAGTGCACCAGACCTATTCAGCCTGATGATCACTGCCGCTTTATCGATATCTGCAATTGCGCTGACTACACTGTTAATGCGACGTTATGACGCTCAAATACCTCGGGTACTCCTGCAACGATGA
- the psd_2 gene encoding Phosphatidylserine decarboxylase proenzyme → MNKDINVLTVELAGQSLMSDVPFNMPFDTSLDATHNIHIDRLSQRLTAEVSQRWAASVELTTGSVSVAADWYGRWLSRSKAAFIHADKPLHRSVRALQFLLEKDLHLAELLDNMLRQGSALQRSEMEVEHAVVETTDEWLLCLHHAVTSAPKFELERGFGLDPLYGVLVFMLATDAADEFFSHEAVNRCFLQMMNTWYAFLSSPASLSTLNTGPNGWLCHESWVRNRLDQYVTSRMLTDDPVHWGFSTYLSFQNRRVIQICRPLDGYSDTPEVNSIVVSPCDGRLSEVLHSVNRKTHVMLRDQSALLSTLVPDDAEFHSEGADFFRINLGVFDLHRWFAPVSGTIVSVEKIPANRCVAPLLQIMALDPAKSSVNTMVRILIETKHAAGNKKVLVLALGSASSSSVCSYAKAGQCVEKGDEIGWFNDAGGVICLIFEANLIERFIHSSPPQQLSVCQQTHLRAKAQIAVVDI, encoded by the coding sequence ATGAATAAGGATATAAATGTTCTGACTGTCGAGTTGGCTGGCCAATCGTTGATGTCTGATGTGCCATTCAATATGCCATTCGATACGTCTCTTGATGCCACTCACAATATACATATTGATAGGCTCTCTCAACGACTCACTGCTGAGGTTTCCCAACGTTGGGCTGCATCCGTTGAGCTCACTACAGGTTCTGTATCGGTGGCCGCAGATTGGTATGGTCGCTGGTTGTCGCGCAGCAAAGCTGCGTTTATCCATGCCGATAAACCTCTACATCGAAGTGTTAGGGCATTGCAATTTCTACTAGAAAAAGATCTTCACCTTGCCGAGCTGTTAGACAATATGCTGCGGCAAGGGAGTGCTTTGCAGCGTTCAGAGATGGAAGTCGAACACGCGGTTGTCGAAACCACAGACGAATGGCTACTTTGCTTGCATCACGCCGTAACCTCTGCGCCGAAGTTTGAATTGGAACGCGGTTTTGGCCTTGATCCATTGTACGGCGTATTGGTGTTCATGCTGGCTACCGATGCAGCCGACGAATTTTTTAGTCATGAAGCAGTCAATCGCTGTTTTCTTCAGATGATGAATACCTGGTATGCATTTCTGAGTTCGCCTGCCTCGTTATCTACGCTGAATACCGGGCCTAACGGGTGGTTATGCCATGAATCCTGGGTGAGGAATCGGCTCGATCAATATGTAACAAGCAGAATGCTTACCGATGACCCCGTGCATTGGGGATTTTCGACGTATTTGTCCTTCCAGAATCGGCGTGTCATTCAAATCTGTCGCCCGCTGGATGGATATAGCGACACCCCTGAAGTGAATAGCATCGTCGTTTCTCCTTGTGATGGTCGTTTGTCGGAGGTTCTGCATTCTGTTAACAGAAAAACTCATGTGATGCTGCGTGATCAAAGCGCTTTATTGTCGACATTGGTGCCTGATGATGCTGAGTTTCACTCGGAGGGCGCTGATTTTTTCCGAATTAATCTTGGGGTGTTTGATCTGCATCGCTGGTTTGCGCCAGTTTCTGGAACGATCGTGAGTGTCGAAAAGATACCCGCTAACCGATGTGTTGCGCCGCTCTTGCAAATAATGGCGTTAGATCCGGCTAAATCCAGCGTAAATACGATGGTGAGAATTCTAATAGAAACTAAGCATGCTGCAGGTAATAAGAAAGTCCTCGTGTTGGCTCTCGGCAGCGCATCATCAAGCTCGGTTTGTTCGTATGCAAAGGCAGGTCAGTGTGTCGAAAAGGGCGATGAAATAGGGTGGTTTAATGATGCCGGTGGAGTGATATGCCTTATATTTGAAGCGAATCTCATCGAGCGCTTTATTCACTCTTCTCCGCCTCAACAACTTTCTGTTTGCCAACAAACGCACCTTCGGGCGAAGGCCCAGATCGCTGTTGTCGATATTTGA
- the mmgC_1 gene encoding Acyl-CoA dehydrogenase, producing MIQRTIYDSDLEMFRDSVRKFLEAEAVPYHAQWEKDGQVDRSLWNKAGEQGFLCPTVPEAYGGVGVDFRYNAIIDEEISSMGLTGIGWGLHSDIAVPYLLNYGDEEQKKKYLPKCISGEVVTAIAMTEPGAGSDLQGIKTTAILDGDHYVLNGSKTFITNGQHADLVIVVAKTDAAEGAKGISLLLVEAGSLGFSKGNNLEKIGMKAQDTSELFFDNVRVPKENLLGEEGQGFIYLMQELPQERLSVAIIAIASAESILRQTIEYVKDRKAFGKPIAAMQNTQFKIAEMDTDLTVARVFIDKCLELHIDGQLDVPTAAKSKLMSTDLQCQVIDECLQLHGGWGYMWEYPVARAYADARVQKIYAGTNEVMKLIISRAVLR from the coding sequence ATGATCCAGCGAACTATTTACGATTCTGACCTCGAAATGTTCCGTGATTCCGTTCGAAAATTCCTTGAAGCCGAAGCCGTACCGTACCACGCCCAATGGGAAAAAGACGGCCAAGTCGATAGAAGCCTCTGGAACAAAGCCGGCGAACAGGGGTTTCTATGCCCTACCGTACCGGAAGCCTATGGCGGAGTCGGTGTTGATTTCCGCTACAACGCGATCATTGACGAAGAAATATCCAGCATGGGGCTAACAGGTATTGGCTGGGGGCTGCACTCCGATATCGCTGTGCCCTACCTACTAAACTACGGCGATGAGGAGCAAAAGAAAAAGTACCTGCCGAAGTGTATCAGTGGCGAAGTTGTTACCGCAATTGCGATGACGGAACCTGGTGCCGGCTCGGACCTTCAAGGCATAAAAACAACAGCAATACTCGATGGGGACCACTACGTTCTCAATGGTTCTAAGACTTTCATCACAAACGGCCAACACGCAGATCTTGTTATTGTCGTGGCCAAAACCGATGCAGCAGAAGGCGCCAAAGGGATCAGTTTATTGCTAGTTGAAGCAGGTTCTCTCGGTTTTTCTAAAGGCAATAACTTGGAAAAAATCGGCATGAAAGCACAGGACACATCCGAATTGTTTTTTGACAACGTTCGTGTTCCGAAAGAAAACCTGCTCGGCGAAGAGGGCCAGGGTTTTATTTATTTGATGCAGGAATTACCGCAAGAACGTCTTTCGGTAGCAATCATCGCTATCGCTTCGGCAGAGTCAATTTTGCGCCAAACTATCGAATATGTGAAAGACCGAAAAGCCTTCGGAAAGCCCATTGCTGCGATGCAAAATACGCAGTTCAAAATCGCCGAGATGGACACCGATTTGACCGTTGCCCGAGTGTTTATTGACAAATGTTTGGAACTCCACATCGACGGGCAGTTAGACGTACCAACGGCCGCGAAATCGAAATTGATGTCGACAGATCTCCAGTGTCAGGTGATCGACGAATGCCTCCAACTTCACGGTGGTTGGGGCTATATGTGGGAATACCCGGTTGCCCGAGCGTACGCCGACGCACGGGTGCAAAAAATCTATGCGGGCACCAATGAAGTGATGAAACTCATTATCAGCCGCGCAGTGCTTCGCTAA
- the fadA_2 gene encoding Putative acyltransferase, with protein sequence MTEQAYILDAIRTPRGKGKSSGQLHEVKPVSLLVHLLKSLEQRNNLDTEAIDDLVMGCVSAIGDQGADIAKTAALAAGWSENVAGVTLNRFCASGLEACNLAAMKVRSGWEQLVVAGGVESMSRVAMGSDGGAWAMDPETNLQTGFMPQGVGADLIATLDDLSKHDVDAFAVESHKRAAAAWQRGAFENSIVKVVDRNGLMILDKDELIRPDASLDSLGKLSAAFALVGEMGFDGVARTKYPHVERIQHIHTAGNSSGIVDGAAAVLIGSEAAAKSLNLIPRARVVATAVVGTDPTIMLTGPAPASRKALKAAGLTVDDIDLFEVNEAFAAVVIRFMREMGVPHEKVNVNGGAIAMGHPLGATGAMLLGTMVDELEARSLKRGLITLCVGGGMGIATIIERV encoded by the coding sequence ATGACAGAGCAAGCCTATATTCTGGATGCTATCAGAACACCGCGAGGCAAGGGCAAGAGTTCCGGCCAACTGCATGAAGTCAAACCCGTCAGCCTGCTTGTCCACCTTTTAAAATCTCTCGAACAGCGCAACAATCTGGATACAGAAGCCATTGATGACCTTGTTATGGGCTGTGTTTCAGCAATCGGTGATCAAGGCGCGGATATCGCTAAAACGGCAGCACTCGCTGCTGGGTGGAGTGAAAACGTTGCTGGCGTTACCCTTAACCGCTTCTGCGCATCAGGGCTTGAAGCTTGTAACCTTGCCGCGATGAAAGTGCGTTCGGGCTGGGAGCAACTCGTCGTCGCAGGCGGCGTTGAATCAATGTCGAGAGTTGCCATGGGCTCTGATGGCGGCGCATGGGCAATGGATCCGGAAACCAACCTACAAACGGGTTTTATGCCGCAAGGTGTGGGTGCCGATTTAATTGCCACGCTGGACGACCTCAGCAAACATGACGTTGATGCTTTCGCAGTAGAATCCCACAAACGCGCGGCAGCCGCTTGGCAACGCGGAGCATTCGAAAACAGCATCGTGAAAGTCGTTGATCGAAACGGACTAATGATTCTAGACAAGGATGAACTGATTCGGCCAGACGCCAGCCTAGATAGCCTCGGCAAGCTTTCAGCAGCTTTCGCCCTCGTTGGTGAAATGGGCTTCGACGGCGTTGCTCGAACAAAATATCCGCACGTTGAGCGCATACAACATATCCACACTGCAGGTAATTCGTCCGGTATTGTCGACGGTGCTGCCGCTGTGCTTATCGGCTCTGAAGCAGCAGCAAAGTCATTGAACCTGATACCCAGAGCCCGTGTCGTAGCAACAGCAGTCGTCGGAACCGATCCCACCATCATGCTCACTGGGCCTGCGCCTGCTTCCCGTAAAGCACTGAAAGCCGCAGGGTTAACGGTTGACGATATTGATCTGTTTGAGGTCAATGAGGCATTTGCCGCCGTTGTTATTCGGTTTATGCGAGAAATGGGGGTTCCCCATGAAAAGGTCAACGTCAATGGCGGTGCAATCGCAATGGGACATCCATTGGGGGCAACAGGGGCAATGTTGCTAGGCACCATGGTCGACGAACTCGAAGCGCGCAGCCTTAAACGTGGCCTGATCACATTATGTGTCGGCGGCGGCATGGGTATCGCCACTATCATAGAACGCGTCTAA
- the mshA_3 gene encoding D-inositol 3-phosphate glycosyltransferase has product MDRKMLRIGVDARPLAGPATGISRYVSELLKRLVQASSNEVCWYLYSDAPIDFDCGKASIVIRHFSSNRSGRFSNFFRYQYHFPRWIRKDSLDVFWGTRHHLPLLFPSSVRSVLTIHDLVWRQLPASMTRLGLLQESMCFPSSVNKADSLVCVSENTANDLLSLKPDTATPHVVCPGVSTSFFSVQSPANDQRYFLCTATLEPRKNLLRLLEAFASTRRRGCDWRLVIVGMEGWGDTHYSQATSRLNIESFVDFMGFVDDAELCRLYAGASAFVFPSLYEGFGLPIIEAMAAGVPVIASNVGSMPEVVGRAGYLVNPYDVSDIADAMLKLARDEALQRELKSAGLVRAKQFSWDHSAAALQRILLTGE; this is encoded by the coding sequence ATGGATCGGAAGATGTTACGTATTGGTGTCGATGCTCGGCCGCTTGCCGGGCCTGCCACAGGAATCTCACGTTACGTATCAGAACTTTTAAAAAGGTTGGTTCAGGCTAGCTCAAATGAGGTTTGTTGGTATCTCTATTCGGACGCGCCAATCGACTTTGATTGTGGCAAAGCATCCATTGTTATCCGTCATTTTTCGTCTAATCGATCTGGACGATTTTCGAATTTTTTCAGATATCAATATCATTTTCCACGTTGGATTAGAAAAGACTCTCTTGATGTTTTTTGGGGTACTCGTCACCATCTGCCGTTACTTTTCCCATCTTCTGTAAGAAGTGTTTTGACGATTCATGATCTCGTTTGGCGGCAGCTGCCAGCTTCGATGACTCGATTGGGGTTGTTGCAAGAAAGCATGTGTTTTCCCTCGTCAGTGAATAAAGCCGACAGTCTCGTCTGCGTGTCGGAGAATACAGCCAACGATCTTTTATCACTGAAGCCAGATACCGCAACTCCTCATGTCGTTTGTCCGGGGGTATCGACCAGCTTTTTTAGTGTGCAATCCCCAGCGAATGATCAACGGTATTTTTTGTGTACGGCGACACTTGAACCTAGAAAAAACTTGCTGCGGCTTTTGGAGGCATTCGCTTCTACGCGGCGCAGGGGGTGTGATTGGCGATTAGTTATTGTTGGTATGGAAGGGTGGGGCGATACTCATTATTCTCAAGCTACATCACGTTTAAACATTGAGTCATTTGTCGATTTTATGGGATTCGTTGATGATGCTGAATTATGTCGGTTATATGCTGGCGCATCAGCATTTGTGTTTCCGTCGCTCTACGAAGGGTTTGGTTTGCCCATCATCGAGGCAATGGCGGCAGGGGTGCCCGTGATTGCTTCGAATGTGGGATCAATGCCAGAGGTAGTTGGCCGCGCAGGGTACCTCGTTAACCCTTATGACGTGAGTGACATTGCCGATGCCATGCTTAAGCTTGCCCGCGATGAAGCTCTACAACGTGAGTTGAAAAGTGCCGGACTCGTGCGAGCTAAGCAATTTTCATGGGATCATAGCGCGGCTGCGCTTCAGCGAATTTTGTTGACTGGCGAGTAA
- a CDS encoding putative protein, protein MPIEIQFLGQVGCVITTPECRVMVDPYLSNAVAETESEDLVRRVPIPPISSTATAVDAVFITHNHLDHCDPETLHLIASLNENVPIFGPPSVINRLEKFPQNQNLNLKKLTRNFFLFGDIDVSILPSAHPIIRENAEGLWTTVGYLFNVAGRKIYHAGDTSLCQALIDHLKAHAPIDIGLIPVNECNFMRDASGILGNMSVREAFYLCDAVGIDRLIPTHWDMFDANCVYPEEISLLYRMISPSFELSVIEAGQSIHLDTQKAGSQTCLSAS, encoded by the coding sequence ATGCCTATAGAGATTCAATTTCTCGGTCAAGTCGGCTGTGTGATAACCACACCTGAGTGCCGCGTCATGGTTGATCCCTACCTAAGCAATGCCGTCGCAGAAACCGAATCAGAGGATTTAGTCAGACGAGTTCCAATCCCTCCGATTAGTAGTACGGCAACCGCCGTCGATGCAGTCTTTATAACTCATAATCACCTCGATCATTGCGACCCTGAAACCTTGCATTTAATCGCAAGCCTCAATGAGAACGTCCCGATATTCGGCCCACCGAGTGTGATTAACAGGCTAGAGAAATTTCCACAAAATCAAAATTTGAATTTAAAAAAGCTTACCCGTAACTTTTTCCTATTCGGCGATATTGACGTGTCGATCTTGCCGTCAGCACACCCAATCATCCGTGAAAATGCTGAAGGGCTCTGGACAACGGTCGGCTACCTATTCAATGTCGCGGGTAGAAAAATCTATCATGCGGGTGACACCAGTCTCTGTCAGGCGCTCATCGATCATCTGAAAGCACATGCCCCCATTGATATCGGGCTCATCCCGGTCAATGAATGCAACTTCATGCGTGATGCCTCCGGCATACTGGGAAATATGAGCGTACGCGAAGCATTTTATCTATGCGACGCCGTTGGCATTGATCGCCTAATACCAACACATTGGGATATGTTTGACGCGAACTGCGTATACCCCGAAGAAATTTCGCTTCTCTATCGCATGATCTCTCCGTCTTTCGAACTGTCGGTAATCGAAGCGGGACAATCTATTCACCTTGATACGCAAAAGGCAGGAAGCCAAACATGCTTGTCAGCATCATAA
- the fadJ_1 gene encoding Fatty acid oxidation complex subunit alpha: MMTNRSIHIEKDADNIIHLILDNPRGSANLLNTDFISDLIDVCQEVEQTDHIGVIIRSAKATFMAGGDLDMLYQVDTNSAGMFYDSVESFKHAMRRLETGGKPVVACINGAALGGGLELALSCHHRISLDDNVTLGLPEVTLGLLPGGGGIVRMVRLLGLQQAMPYLTEGKKFDPAKGQTLGIIHDIVADEETLFKNAVRWIKDNPESHQPWDEKGYRIPGGKPDHPAMAQLLPIAPAMMRNQTKGTLPAPEYILCAMVEGAQVDFDTALRIESRYFVNLTTHQVAKNMIHTFWYQLNEIKAGASRPDLPASSPRQKIGILGAGMMGSGIAYACADIGIDVVLKDVTLESAKNGKAYSEKRLQKRIDNGRLTAEQAKTVLSAIHPTDNAGDLAECDLIIEAVFEDRQLKAQVTQEAEPHLSDHGIFSSNTSTLPISGLSQASLNPEKFIGLHFFSPADKMPLVEIICGQNTSDETLAIAYDFVLQIGKTPIVVNDSRGFFTSRVFGMFCLEGAAMLGEGIPAATIENAAFLAGFPVGPLAVVDEVSLTLLNKIKQQEISDLEAEGNTYNPHPGDLVIDAMLSKSRAGKAAGAGFYNYPASDKKYLWPGLTSITKAETTPTPLDDIKDRLLFIMALETAHCYDEGVLTSTRDANIGSIFGIGYPPWTGGALQFIRQYGIEAFNQRANYLAERYGDRFSLPDSLISGSATHIFSKEP, translated from the coding sequence ATGATGACCAATCGATCCATCCATATTGAAAAAGACGCGGACAATATTATTCACCTGATTCTGGATAACCCCAGAGGCAGTGCAAACTTACTCAACACCGATTTTATCTCTGATCTCATCGACGTTTGCCAGGAAGTCGAGCAGACCGATCACATCGGCGTCATCATTCGGTCGGCAAAAGCCACCTTTATGGCAGGTGGTGACCTCGACATGCTCTATCAGGTTGATACCAACAGCGCCGGTATGTTTTACGATTCCGTCGAGTCTTTCAAACATGCGATGCGCCGCCTTGAGACAGGAGGAAAACCCGTTGTTGCATGTATCAACGGCGCAGCACTGGGTGGTGGTCTAGAACTCGCACTATCGTGCCACCATCGGATTTCTCTCGATGATAATGTGACGCTGGGATTACCCGAAGTCACCCTCGGGCTTCTTCCCGGCGGCGGCGGTATCGTTCGCATGGTGCGCCTGCTCGGTCTTCAGCAGGCCATGCCTTACCTTACGGAAGGTAAAAAATTCGACCCAGCCAAGGGGCAAACATTGGGCATCATCCACGATATCGTGGCAGACGAAGAAACACTCTTTAAAAACGCCGTTCGCTGGATTAAAGACAACCCTGAAAGCCACCAACCTTGGGATGAAAAAGGATACCGTATTCCAGGTGGAAAGCCGGATCACCCCGCCATGGCGCAATTATTGCCCATTGCACCAGCGATGATGCGCAATCAAACCAAAGGGACCCTTCCTGCACCCGAGTATATTCTGTGCGCCATGGTCGAAGGTGCTCAGGTCGATTTTGATACAGCGCTACGCATCGAATCCCGTTACTTCGTCAATCTGACAACCCATCAGGTTGCGAAAAACATGATTCACACTTTCTGGTACCAGCTCAATGAAATTAAAGCAGGTGCATCAAGGCCTGACCTTCCCGCATCATCGCCGCGTCAAAAAATCGGTATTCTTGGCGCAGGTATGATGGGTTCAGGTATCGCGTATGCCTGTGCCGATATAGGTATCGATGTCGTTTTGAAAGACGTGACACTCGAGAGCGCAAAAAACGGCAAAGCCTATAGCGAGAAACGGCTTCAAAAGCGTATCGATAACGGGCGCCTAACAGCTGAACAAGCAAAAACTGTGCTCTCCGCGATACACCCAACCGATAACGCTGGTGATCTCGCAGAATGCGACTTGATCATCGAAGCTGTATTCGAAGACAGACAGCTCAAAGCTCAAGTCACCCAAGAAGCAGAGCCCCACCTGAGCGATCATGGTATTTTTTCATCTAATACATCGACATTACCGATATCCGGGCTCAGTCAGGCATCGTTGAATCCGGAAAAATTTATCGGTTTACATTTCTTTTCACCGGCAGACAAAATGCCGCTGGTTGAAATCATTTGTGGTCAAAACACTAGCGATGAAACGCTCGCGATTGCTTACGATTTTGTGCTGCAAATTGGCAAAACACCCATCGTTGTAAACGACAGTCGTGGCTTTTTTACTTCGCGGGTTTTCGGGATGTTTTGCCTCGAAGGTGCAGCCATGCTGGGCGAAGGCATCCCAGCAGCAACCATTGAGAACGCAGCATTCTTAGCGGGATTCCCGGTGGGGCCACTCGCGGTTGTTGATGAAGTATCGCTAACACTTCTCAACAAGATCAAACAACAGGAAATCAGCGATCTCGAGGCTGAGGGCAATACCTATAACCCACACCCTGGTGATCTTGTTATCGACGCAATGCTGTCTAAATCGCGTGCAGGAAAGGCCGCTGGTGCGGGTTTCTACAACTACCCAGCATCAGATAAAAAATACCTTTGGCCAGGTCTAACGTCAATCACCAAGGCAGAAACAACACCAACACCGCTTGACGATATCAAAGATCGCCTCCTATTTATCATGGCCTTAGAAACCGCTCATTGTTATGACGAGGGAGTACTGACATCAACGCGCGACGCCAACATTGGTTCGATCTTCGGGATTGGATATCCGCCTTGGACAGGCGGCGCACTTCAGTTTATCCGCCAATATGGCATTGAAGCATTTAACCAACGAGCCAATTACCTGGCAGAACGTTATGGCGATAGGTTCTCCCTGCCTGATTCGCTAATTTCTGGCAGCGCAACTCATATCTTCAGTAAGGAGCCCTAA
- the yfdE gene encoding Acetyl-CoA:oxalate CoA-transferase: protein MAAPLKGLKILDFTPLLPGPYATMLLADMGAEVLRIEAPDRPDFLRLMPPYIEEGVSAAQASINRNKKSMALNLKHPEAASIVIKLLDEYDIIIEQYRPGVMARLGLDYSTLSKAHPELIYCSITGFGQSGPLSQAGGHDINYLSLGGLASYSGRENTGPVLNGTQIADVAGGSHHAVMGILAAVIQRQTSGTGQHVDISMTDAVLSMNTIFAASHLADEQVPGLGTEQLNGGIFYDYYETSDGRWLAVGGLEPKFCKAFCSVIDKPEWLERFFDYSTDTQHTLKSDITNEIKKRTFADWQDKFSQADACVSPVLNLAEATSHPHFIERQMICDAQLSSGDTVKQIACPIRFGNTRQASLIAGTALGTQNHATLSALGYSEEAIRKLTEEGAISG, encoded by the coding sequence ATGGCTGCACCATTAAAGGGACTAAAAATCCTTGATTTCACCCCGCTTCTTCCCGGCCCATATGCAACTATGCTTTTAGCCGATATGGGTGCTGAGGTTTTACGTATCGAAGCCCCCGATCGGCCGGATTTCCTCAGACTAATGCCCCCCTATATCGAAGAGGGAGTTAGCGCCGCGCAAGCCTCGATAAACCGTAATAAAAAATCGATGGCGTTAAATTTGAAACATCCTGAAGCCGCATCGATCGTGATCAAATTACTCGATGAGTACGACATTATTATTGAGCAATATCGCCCGGGTGTAATGGCTAGGCTGGGGCTGGATTATTCAACGCTAAGCAAGGCACACCCTGAACTTATCTATTGTTCAATCACGGGCTTCGGACAATCAGGCCCGCTATCGCAAGCCGGCGGGCATGATATTAACTACTTATCTCTCGGCGGTTTGGCCAGCTACAGTGGCCGAGAAAATACAGGCCCAGTACTCAACGGCACACAGATTGCCGATGTCGCCGGTGGTAGCCATCATGCAGTAATGGGTATTTTGGCAGCTGTTATCCAACGCCAGACGTCAGGCACCGGGCAACATGTCGATATCAGCATGACGGACGCGGTACTTTCAATGAATACTATTTTCGCTGCGAGTCATCTCGCGGACGAACAAGTTCCAGGGTTAGGAACAGAACAGCTGAATGGCGGGATTTTCTATGATTACTACGAAACATCCGATGGCCGCTGGCTTGCAGTCGGTGGTCTCGAACCCAAATTCTGTAAAGCGTTCTGTAGCGTTATAGACAAACCTGAGTGGTTAGAACGATTTTTTGACTACTCAACCGATACCCAGCACACGTTAAAAAGCGATATCACCAACGAAATCAAAAAACGAACATTTGCCGACTGGCAGGATAAGTTCAGCCAAGCCGACGCCTGTGTTTCTCCCGTGCTGAATCTCGCAGAAGCAACATCGCATCCGCATTTTATTGAACGACAAATGATTTGTGATGCTCAGCTTTCTAGTGGCGACACTGTCAAACAGATCGCGTGTCCTATACGCTTTGGCAACACCCGCCAAGCGTCGTTAATTGCGGGCACCGCACTAGGCACGCAGAATCACGCGACGTTGTCAGCTTTAGGGTATTCCGAAGAAGCGATTCGAAAACTTACCGAAGAAGGAGCAATATCCGGCTAA